From the genome of Dehalococcoidales bacterium, one region includes:
- the efeU gene encoding iron uptake transporter permease EfeU, whose translation MGSFLITLREGLEAALIIGIILAYLARTDNRQSFKSVWMGTSLAVLVSLIAGVIIYFTAGEFSGRGEQIFEGIAMLFATGILTWMIFWMRKQAIDIKAHLHAQIQTALTSGSSFGLVLLAFVAVVREGIETVLFLFAATRVAESPLLFTIGGLLGLVIAVAIGYSIYKGTSRLNLRTFFNVTSLILVVFAAGLLAHGIHEFHEAGIIPPVIEHVWDINHIIPERETLGRFLTAIVGYNANPSLVEVIAYLVYLTLALWSYFRPVAGRVESAGHEKARIARAS comes from the coding sequence TTGGGTTCGTTTTTAATCACACTCAGAGAAGGGCTGGAAGCCGCCCTTATCATTGGCATTATCCTGGCTTACCTGGCCCGGACTGATAACCGGCAGAGCTTCAAATCAGTCTGGATGGGAACATCACTGGCGGTCCTGGTCAGCCTGATTGCCGGCGTTATCATCTATTTTACGGCCGGAGAATTCAGCGGGCGCGGTGAACAGATCTTTGAAGGTATCGCCATGCTGTTTGCCACCGGCATCCTCACCTGGATGATATTCTGGATGCGCAAGCAGGCGATAGATATTAAAGCTCACCTTCATGCCCAGATACAAACGGCGCTTACCAGCGGTTCATCCTTCGGGCTGGTACTGCTGGCCTTTGTCGCCGTGGTCAGAGAAGGGATTGAAACAGTACTCTTCCTCTTTGCCGCCACCAGGGTAGCCGAATCGCCGCTCTTATTTACTATCGGAGGGCTGCTGGGACTGGTTATAGCCGTAGCTATCGGCTACAGTATTTACAAGGGCACATCCCGGCTCAACCTGAGAACCTTCTTCAATGTAACCAGCCTGATACTGGTCGTGTTTGCCGCCGGGTTACTAGCTCACGGCATCCACGAGTTTCATGAAGCCGGGATTATCCCGCCGGTAATAGAGCATGTCTGGGATATCAACCATATCATCCCGGAAAGGGAGACACTGGGGCGGTTCCTGACGGCTATCGTCGGCTATAACGCTAACCCCTCCCTGGTGGAGGTAATCGCCTACCTCGTCTACCTGACTTTAGCGCTATGGAGCTATTTCCGCCCCGTGGCCGGCAG